The Littorina saxatilis isolate snail1 linkage group LG15, US_GU_Lsax_2.0, whole genome shotgun sequence genome contains a region encoding:
- the LOC138948301 gene encoding uncharacterized protein isoform X2 — MIIHLQVTMHTNAYNVFLSDVSKGHGLKCKEGSTLWKELPATDKQKYKEQAAHVRSSTQRKPAKLKNLIRRLLDELHQQGVESAVLLRDSNHPDPITEVFGRGPLGQVALNFQAFHHQISLAYNDDNSPYRRNLHAQREKVREHLNREARACEGFGKSFPHKKVLEGSVIAHGWPAGVKQRPVSSMSKKDMDLLLASHVKLERRRESDADPMLVQMQQDAQTPPARSEPDADQMLDQQDAQTPSTSDADPMLHAPTQQDSQASPERREPDDPMLDVETQSTSGETSEEALSLETIPTDIKDLLLRTIKGVPQTTLKQPTSEGQSKKSAAYRRNRLSQREKDFLKERFPDGTLPAMKELDTITRQHPIFTTHKRTAKQLYNFLHKRNQQNVHVS, encoded by the exons ATGATCATTCACTTGCAGGTAACGATGCACACTAATGCGTACAATGTGTTCTTATCCGACGTGAGCAAAG GACATGGACTCAAATGCAAAGAAGGGTCCACTCTCTGGAAGGAGCTGCCTgctacagacaaacaaaaatacaaagaaCAGGCAGCACATGTCAGGAGTTCGACGCAGAGAAAACCAGCCAAATTAAAGAATTTAATTCGACGTTTG CTGGATGAACTTCACCAGCAAGGGGTGGAGAGCGCAGTATTACTGCGCGACAGCAACCACCCCGATCCAATAACGGAGGTTTTTGGACGGGGTCCATTAGGTCAGGTGGCACTGAACTTCCAGGCGTTCCACCATCAAATCTCTCTGGCCT ACAATGACGATAACAGTCCCTACAGGCGCAATCTGCATGCCCAACGCGAGAAGGTGAGGGAACACCTCAACAGAGAAGCAC GGGCTTGCGAAGGCTTCGGGAAATCGTTCCCACATAAAAAGGTGTTAGAGGGCAGTGTGATTGCCCATGGTTGGCCTGCTGGAGTCAAACAAAGACCAGTCAGCTCAATGTCCAAGAAGGATATGGACCTGCTGTTGGCATCGCATGTGAAACTTGAAAGAAG AAGAGAGTCTGATGCTGACCCAATGCTTGTGCAAATGCAACAAGATGCTCAAACACCACCCGCAAG AAGTGAGCCTGATGCTGATCAAATGCTGGATCAACAAGATGCTCAAACACCATCGACAAG TGATGCTGATCCAATGCTGCATGCGCCAACGCAACAAGATTCTCAAGCATCACCGGAAAG AAGAGAGCCTGATGATCCAATGCTTGATGTCGAAACACAATCCACAAG TGGAGAAACTTCTGAAGAGGCTTTAAGCTTGGAGACCATCCCCACAGACATAAAGGATTTACTTCTTCGAACTATCAAAG GAGTTCCACAAACAACACTGAAGCAGCCAACATCTGAGGGACAAAGCAAGAAGTCTGCAG CATACAGGCGAAATCGTTTGAGCCAACGAGAGAAGGACTTTCTCAAAGAAAGATTTCCAGATGGCACTCTCCCCGCGATGAAGGAACTCGACACCATCACCAGGCAGCATCCCATCTTCACGACTCACAAAAGGACTGCCAAGCAGCTGTATAACTTTTTGCACAAAAGAAACCAACAAAATGTTCATGTTTCGTAA
- the LOC138948301 gene encoding uncharacterized protein isoform X1: MIIHLQVTMHTNAYNVFLSDVSKGHGLKCKEGSTLWKELPATDKQKYKEQAAHVRSSTQRKPAKLKNLIRRLLDELHQQGVESAVLLRDSNHPDPITEVFGRGPLGQVALNFQAFHHQISLAYNDDNSPYRRNLHAQREKVREHLNREARACEGFGKSFPHKKVLEGSVIAHGWPAGVKQRPVSSMSKKDMDLLLASHVKLERRRESDADPMLVQMQQDAQTPPARSEPDADQMLDQQDAQTPSTRSDADPMLHAPTQQDSQASPERREPDDPMLDVETQSTSGETSEEALSLETIPTDIKDLLLRTIKGVPQTTLKQPTSEGQSKKSAAYRRNRLSQREKDFLKERFPDGTLPAMKELDTITRQHPIFTTHKRTAKQLYNFLHKRNQQNVHVS; encoded by the exons ATGATCATTCACTTGCAGGTAACGATGCACACTAATGCGTACAATGTGTTCTTATCCGACGTGAGCAAAG GACATGGACTCAAATGCAAAGAAGGGTCCACTCTCTGGAAGGAGCTGCCTgctacagacaaacaaaaatacaaagaaCAGGCAGCACATGTCAGGAGTTCGACGCAGAGAAAACCAGCCAAATTAAAGAATTTAATTCGACGTTTG CTGGATGAACTTCACCAGCAAGGGGTGGAGAGCGCAGTATTACTGCGCGACAGCAACCACCCCGATCCAATAACGGAGGTTTTTGGACGGGGTCCATTAGGTCAGGTGGCACTGAACTTCCAGGCGTTCCACCATCAAATCTCTCTGGCCT ACAATGACGATAACAGTCCCTACAGGCGCAATCTGCATGCCCAACGCGAGAAGGTGAGGGAACACCTCAACAGAGAAGCAC GGGCTTGCGAAGGCTTCGGGAAATCGTTCCCACATAAAAAGGTGTTAGAGGGCAGTGTGATTGCCCATGGTTGGCCTGCTGGAGTCAAACAAAGACCAGTCAGCTCAATGTCCAAGAAGGATATGGACCTGCTGTTGGCATCGCATGTGAAACTTGAAAGAAG AAGAGAGTCTGATGCTGACCCAATGCTTGTGCAAATGCAACAAGATGCTCAAACACCACCCGCAAG AAGTGAGCCTGATGCTGATCAAATGCTGGATCAACAAGATGCTCAAACACCATCGACAAG AAGTGATGCTGATCCAATGCTGCATGCGCCAACGCAACAAGATTCTCAAGCATCACCGGAAAG AAGAGAGCCTGATGATCCAATGCTTGATGTCGAAACACAATCCACAAG TGGAGAAACTTCTGAAGAGGCTTTAAGCTTGGAGACCATCCCCACAGACATAAAGGATTTACTTCTTCGAACTATCAAAG GAGTTCCACAAACAACACTGAAGCAGCCAACATCTGAGGGACAAAGCAAGAAGTCTGCAG CATACAGGCGAAATCGTTTGAGCCAACGAGAGAAGGACTTTCTCAAAGAAAGATTTCCAGATGGCACTCTCCCCGCGATGAAGGAACTCGACACCATCACCAGGCAGCATCCCATCTTCACGACTCACAAAAGGACTGCCAAGCAGCTGTATAACTTTTTGCACAAAAGAAACCAACAAAATGTTCATGTTTCGTAA